A genomic segment from Diadema setosum chromosome 11, eeDiaSeto1, whole genome shotgun sequence encodes:
- the LOC140235137 gene encoding vacuolar protein sorting-associated protein 37A-like, with the protein MSSWFGFGAPKSNLPSVTPLQAQRSKQIESLKNVNPNVVELKRDEEYRVTFTCGGNHVAFTIYLPPEFPQAKPIITVSPPMRHGFLDDSMKVVRYLPLVNFSVQTDFGRMIHTLIQDFSKQPMLIQPDVPQQRPMPAVPQYQHFIPQPSTSPQQLPPLQQSVGPQGPFQPAPPHSHHNPQHMQMPTPHSGSSGFPVPSQFPSQTQALSQQPVPSFPSATSIPSSSTTTMASQALSSTTPSAVNGSMHEPVLPIVEPNMPVPGMSSIRGLQNGHAYSMPLIPLSFDDVLKDLSQDQLEALLSDDEELDAIFQKLPQIQRMLADRAQLYRSCEEIAEINLSYQPRVEALRRDLEERVRTRTELKNKFDMNCLQQQRLNEHCSLHHLHDNMRVSAADAEHLSDDLAERFTNDKINLEEFLKQFSELRRLLHMRRVKEEKLGQLLSQQVNPSPGRF; encoded by the exons ATGTCTTCGTGGTTTGGATTTGGGGCACCAAAGAGTAATCTGCCCAGTGTGACACCCCTTCAGGCCCAGAGGAGCAAGCAAATTGAGTCACTGAAGAATGTGAATCCAAA TGTTGTGGAACTGAAGCGGGACGAAGAGTACAGAGTTACTTTCACCTGTGGCGGCAACCATGTTGCCTTTACAAT CTATTTACCACCAGAATTTCCTCAAGCCAAGCCAATAATCACCGTCTCTCCGCCAATGAGACATGGCTTTCTCGATGACTCCATGAAAGTTGTCCGATACCTGCCACTCGTCAAT TTCAGTGTCCAGACAGACTTTGGCCGAATGATTCACACCCTCATCCAAGACTTCAGCAAGCAGCCAATGTTAATACAGCCAGACGTGCCCCAACA GAGGCCCATGCCAGCAGTTCCCCAGTACCAGCACTTCATACCCCAGCCATCGACTTCACCCCAGCAGCTTCCTCCTCTTCAACAGTCAGTGGGGCCCCAGGGACCCTTCCAACCAGCCCCGCCCCACTCTCATCACAACCCCCAACACATGCAGATGCCCACCCCCCACTCTGGCTCTTCGGGATTCCCCGTACCCAGCCAGTTCCCTTCGCAGACACAAGCCCTATCGCAGCAACCGGTACCTTCTTTTCCATCAGCCACATCAATTCCCTCGTCGTCGACCACCACCATGGCATCACAGGCCTTGTCATCAACGACTCCCAGTGCAGTGAATGGTTCCATGCATGAACCTGTGTTGCCTATCGTAGAACCCAACATGCCGGTGCCTGGTATGTCCAGCATTAGAGGGCTG CAAAATGGACACGCCTACTCCATGCCCCTCATCCCGCTGTCTTTCGACGACGTCCTCAAGGACCTCAGCCAGGATCAGCTGGAGGCGCTCCTGAGTGACGACGAGGAGCTGGATGCCATCTTCCAGAAGCTTCCCCAGATCCAGAGGATGCTGGCTGACCGCGCCCAGCTCTACCGGTCCTGTGAGGAGATTGCTG AAATTAACTTGAGTTACCAGCCCAGAGTTGAGGCACTTCGGCGAGATCTGGAAGAAAGAGTGAGGACGAGGACAGAGCTAAAGAACAAATTTGACATGAACTGTCTCCAACAACAACGTTTAAATGAG CACTGTTCCCTCCACCATCTCCATGACAACATGAGAGTGTCTGCAGCGGATGCCGAGCACTTGTCAGATGACCTGGCAGAAAGATTCACCAACGACAAGATAAACCTAGAGGAATTCTTGAAACAGTTCAGCGAACTGAGGAGG TTGTTACACATGAGAAGGGTGAAAGAGGAGAAGTTAGGACAACTGCTGAGCCAACAAGTCAACCCATCTCCAGGACGATTCTAA